The genomic segment AAGTACAACTTTATTTTGTATTCACCAAAAAACTTTTTGTTTTTTTTGAAAAACCTCAGAGAATATTTAATGTTCTCCCATTTTTTTTTATTCGTATCTGATAGCCTCGATAGGGTCGAGCCTTGCTGCCTTCTTTGCAGGATACCATCCAAAGAAAACGCCAGTAAATGTACAGACTGCAAAACTCATAATAATGCTCCAAGGCTCTATTTGGGTGGCTATATGGAAGAAAGAGTTCAGACTGAGCGATAAACTAACTCCCAATATCACTCCTATAATACCGCCAGTTACAGAAAGTAAGATAGCTTCTATCAGAAACTGGTTCAAAATATCAATACCTCGTGCGCCCACACTCATTCGAAGACCTATTTCGCGAGTGCGCTCTGTTACAGATACATACATGATGTTCATGATTCCGATGCCGCCTACCAGCAGCGAGATTCCTGCCACGGATCCGAGCAGGATGGTGATTGTAGACATGGTAGAATTCATCATGCTTGAAATTTCCTCTTGTGAGCGGATATTGAAGTCATCTTCATCTGCTTCAGTAGTATCTGTTGCGTCTTTCAATTTGTGGTTGCGTCGCAATATTTCTGTAATCTGATCTTGGGCAGGTTGAGAAGCCTCTTCGGTGATAGCTGAGCAGACGATGCCTCCTAAATAGCTTTGTGCCATAATTCGCTTCATTACTGTTGTATAGGGGGCAAGTACCAAATCATCCTGGTCCATACCCATACTATTGTAACCTTTCTTCTTCAAGACACCGATTACTCTGAATGGAATGCTGTTAAATCGCACAACCTTACCGATAGGATCACTGCCATCAGGGAAAAGATAGTCAACTACTGTCTGTCCCAAAATACAAACTT from the Segatella copri genome contains:
- a CDS encoding ABC transporter permease — its product is MNYQNLFKIAIRAIAANKMRSFLTALGIIIGIAAVITMLAIGQGSKASIKANIAEMGSNMIMISPGADMRGGVRQDASSMETLKQADYQSIKDECNYISAISPTVNSSGQWIYGNNNTQSSIYGVNQDYLSIRQLKVADGEMFTDTDIKAASKVCILGQTVVDYLFPDGSDPIGKVVRFNSIPFRVIGVLKKKGYNSMGMDQDDLVLAPYTTVMKRIMAQSYLGGIVCSAITEEASQPAQDQITEILRRNHKLKDATDTTEADEDDFNIRSQEEISSMMNSTMSTITILLGSVAGISLLVGGIGIMNIMYVSVTERTREIGLRMSVGARGIDILNQFLIEAILLSVTGGIIGVILGVSLSLSLNSFFHIATQIEPWSIIMSFAVCTFTGVFFGWYPAKKAARLDPIEAIRYE